The following are encoded together in the Mycosarcoma maydis chromosome 4, whole genome shotgun sequence genome:
- a CDS encoding putative cysteine synthase, with protein sequence MASTLPRSLVGIARSSVRALHSSVATAASTSTLSPVAAAHMRPVNGFVGAIGNTPLIRLNKISDETGCEVLGKAEFMEPGGSVKDRAALYVVKDAEERGLIKPGGTVVEGTAGNTGIGLAHVCRSKGYRCVIYMPNTQSQEKIDLLRMLGAEVHPVPAVAFDNPDNYNHQAKRHAERLENAVWTNQFDNTANRRAHIETTGPEIWDQIDGNLDGFICATGTGGTLAGITSYLKQKSNGKVQCWLADPPGSVLHSYIQTKGKLMDREGGSITEGIGQGRVTENLKPDVEKLDNSVHVPDEESISMVYDLLHEEGIYVGASSALNVVAAKKMAQQLGPNKTIVTILCDGAYRYQARLFSRKWLESKKLDTAIPEHLQKYIVLP encoded by the coding sequence ATGGCCTCGACACTTCCAAGATCCTTGGTGGGCATCGCTCGGTCGTCGGTGCGAGCTCTGCACAGCTCTGTTGCCACTGCCGCTTCCACTTCGACGCTTTCGCCCGTCGCTGCCGCCCACATGCGGCCTGTCAACGGTTTCGTCGGTGCGATCGGCAACACGCCGCTCATCCGTCTCAACAAGATCAGCGATGAGACTGGCTGCGAGGTACTCGGAAAGGCCGAGTTCATGGAGCCAGGAGGAAGTGTCAAGGATCGTGCTGCACTCTACGTGgtcaaggatgccgaggaACGCGGTCTTATCAAGCCTGGTGGCACCGTTGTCGAGGGCACGGCAGGCAACACCGGTATCGGTCTAGCTCACGTCTGCCGTAGCAAGGGCTACAGGTGCGTCATCTACATGCCCAACACGCAGTCGCAGGAGAAGATCGACCTGTTGCGCATGCTCGGTGCCGAAGTGCACCCTGTTCCCGCCGTTGCGTTTGACAATCCGGACAACTACAACCACCAGGCTAAACGTCATGCCGAACGCCTCGAAAATGCGGTCTGGACGAATCAGTTCGACAACACCGCCAATCGACGCGCTCACATCGAGACTACAGGCCCCGAGATCTGGGATCAGATCGACGGAAACCTCGACGGCTTCATTTGCGCCACCGGAACAGGAGGCACACTCGCCGGCATCACCAGTTACCTCAAGCAAAAGAGCAACGGCAAAGTCCAGTGCTGGCTTGCCGACCCACCTGGCTCAGTGCTCCACTCGTATATCCAGACCAAGGGCAAGCTCATGGACCGCGAAGGTGGTTCCATCACCGAAGGTATTGGTCAAGGCCGAGTTACCGAAAACCTCAAGCCAGACGTTgagaagctcgacaacTCGGTCCACGTTCCTGACGAGgagagcatctcgatggTCTACGACCTGCTCCACGAGGAGGGTATCTACGTCGGAGCCTCGTCGGCGCTCAATGTGGTAGCTGCCAAAAAGATGGCCCAACAGCTCGGTCCCAACAAGACCATCGTCACCATTCTCTGCGACGGTGCGTACCGTTACCAGGCTCGACTTTTCTCGCGCAAGTGGCTCGAgtccaagaagctcgatACCGCCATCCCCGAGCATTTGCAAAAGTACATTGTCTTACCATGA
- a CDS encoding putative 2-methylcitrate dehydratase — MPRLVSQSTLAASLRSTSTRSISTSALPRATAVAARSVGKLSNKTAFSQLSRTAAFSTSARIMGGHAGVGKGEDNVRPPPDQVLQDIADYVHNYKIDSKVAYDTARLCLLDSLGCAMEALRFPAAANVCGPVVPGTVVPNGARVIGTNYELDPIRAAFNNGALIRWLDFNDTWLAAEWGHPSDNIGSILSVADWISRTNIANGKKPLTVQDVLTAAIQAHEIQGCLAIENSFNRVGLDHVVLVKVASAAVVSKLIGNTRDQTVDVVSQAFVDGQSLRTYRHAPNAGSRKSWAAGDACSRAVNLALLVQKGEQGYNSVLTAKTWGFYDVLFKGKEFKFQRPYGSYVMENVLFKLVPAEFHSQTAIEGAIILHGRMQKNGKTSDDIKSVTIKTQEAAVRIISKSGKLNNYADRDHSLQYITAMGLINGKLDPEDYSDEVAKNPKIDELRAKMSVEEEARYTTEYLDPELRSIGNSVEVTFNDGTTDSIALDYPVGHARRREEAKPLIKSKLQKHLKGFFPEARQSEIVALLEDHEKLAKLPANEFVDLWVRDQ; from the coding sequence ATGCCTCGACTCGTTTCCCAATCCACCCtggctgcatcgcttcgatcCACCTCTACTCGATCGATCTCCACctctgctcttcctcgggccactgccgttgctgctcgatccgTCGGCAAGCTCTCCAACAAGACCGCTTTCTCCCAGCTCTCCCGCACCGCCGCTTTCTCCACCTCTGCTCGCATCATGGGCGGTCACGCTGGTGTTGGTAAGGGCGAGGACAACGTCCGTCCCCCTCCCGATCAGGTCCTCCAGGACATTGCCGACTATGTTCACAACTACAAGATTGACTCCAAGGTCGCCTACGACACTGCCCGTCTCTGTCTGCTCGACTCGTTGGGATGTGCCATGGAGGCCCTCCGCTTCCCTGCTGCCGCCAACGTCTGTGGCCCTGTCGTTCCCGGTACCGTGGTGCCCAACGGCGCCCGTGTCATTGGTACCAACTACGAGCTCGACCCCATCCGTGCCGCCTTTAACAACGGCGCCCTGATCCGATGGCTCGACTTTAACGACACCTGGCTCGCTGCCGAGTGGGGTCACCCTTCGGACAACATCGGCTCCATCCTCTCGGTGGCCGACTGGATCAGCCGTACCAACATTGCCAATGGAAAGAAGCCCCTTACCGTTCAAGACGTTCTCACTGCCGCTATCCAGGCTCACGAGATCCAGGGATGCCTCGCCATCGAGAACTCGTTCAACCGCGTTGGTCTTGACCACGTCGTCTTGGTAAAGGTTGCTTCGGCTGCCGTTGTGTCCAAGTTGATCGGCAACACACGTGACCAGACCGTTGATGTCGTCTCGCAGGCTTTCGTCGACGGCCAGTCGCTCCGAACCTACCGTCACGCTCCCAACGCCGGCTCGCGCAAGTCGTGGGCTGCCGGTGACGCCTGCTCGCGTGCCGTTAACCTTGCTCTACTCGTGCAGAAGGGCGAGCAGGGCTACAACTCGGTACTCACTGCCAAGACTTGGGGCTTCTACGACGTGCTCTTCAAGGGAAAGGAGTTCAAGTTCCAGCGCCCTTACGGCTCGTACGTGATGGAAAACGTTCTGTTCAAGCTGGTGCCTGCCGAATTTCACTCGCAGACCGCCATCGAGGGTGCCATCATCCTGCACGGCCGCATGCAGAAGAACGGCAAGACGTCGGATGATATCAAGAGCGTCACCATCAAGACGCAGGAGGCTGCTGTGCGTATCATCTCCAAGTCGGGTAAGCTCAACAACTATGCCGACCGTGATCACTCGCTGCAGTACATCACCGCCATGGGTCTGATCAACGGCAAGCTTGACCCCGAGGACTACTCGGATGAGGTGGCCAAGAACcccaagatcgacgagctgcgtgCCAAGATGTcggtcgaggaggaggcgcgCTACACGACCGAGTACCTCGACCCTGAGCTGCGTTCGATCGGAAACAGTGTCGAGGTTACCTTCAACGATGGCACcaccgactcgatcgcTCTCGACTACCCCGTCGGccacgctcgtcgtcgtgaGGAGGCCAAGCCGCTCAtcaagagcaagctgcaGAAGCACCTCAAGGGCTTCTTCCCCGAGGCGCGCCAGTCCGAGATCGTGGCCCTGCTCGAGGACCACGAGAAGCTCGCTAAGCTTCCCGCCAACGAGTTTGTTGACCTCTGGGTTCGCGACCAGTAG